The Aythya fuligula isolate bAytFul2 chromosome 2, bAytFul2.pri, whole genome shotgun sequence genome contains a region encoding:
- the PABPC1 gene encoding polyadenylate-binding protein 1 isoform X1, translating into MNPSAPSYPMASLYVGDLHPDVTEAMLYEKFSPAGPILSIRVCRDMITRRSLGYAYVNFQQPADAERALDTMNFDVIKGKPVRIMWSQRDPSLRKSGVGNIFIKNLDKSIDNKALYDTFSAFGNILSCKVVCDENGSKGYGFVHFETQEAAERAIEKMNGMLLNDRKVFVGRFKSRKEREAELGARAKEFTNVYIKNFGEDMDDERLKELFGKFGPALSVKVMTDESGKSKGFGFVSFERHEDAQKAVDEMNGKELNGKQIYVGRAQKKVERQTELKRKFEQMKQDRITRYQGVNLYVKNLDDGIDDERLRKEFSPFGTITSAKVMMEGGRSKGFGFVCFSSPEEATKAVTEMNGRIVATKPLYVALAQRKEERQAHLTNQYMQRMASVRAVPNPVINPYQPAPPSGYFMAAIPQTQNRAAYYPANQLAQLARPSPRWTAQGARPHPFQNMPGAIRPAAPRPPFSTMRPASSQVPRVMSTQRVANTSTQTMGPRPAAAATAATPAVRTVPQYKYAAGVRNPQQHLNTQPQVAMQQPAVHVQGQEPLTASMLASAPPQEQKQMLGERLFPLIQSMHPTLAGKITGMLLEIDNSELLHMLESPESLRSKVDEAVAVLQAHQAKEAAQKAVNNPTGVPSV; encoded by the exons ATGAACCCCAGCGCCCCCAGCTACCCCATGGCGTCCCTCTACGTGGGGGACCTGCACCCCGATGTGACCGAGGCCATGCTCTACGAGAAGTTCAGCCCCGCCGGGCCCATCCTCTCCATCCGCGTCTGCAGGGACATGATCACCCGCCGCTCGCTCGGCTACGCCTACGTCAACTTCCAGCAGCCGGCCGACG ctgaacgAGCTTTGGATACCATGAACTTTGATGTCATTAAAGGCAAACCAGTGCGCATCATGTGGTCTCAGCGCGATCCATCTCTACGCAAAAGCGGTGTAGGAAACATCTTCATCAAAAACTTGGACAAATCAATTGATAACAAAGCGTTGTATgacacattttctgcttttggaaacaTCCTTTCTTGTAAG GTGGTATGTGACGAAAATGGATCCAAGGGTTATGGATTCGTACATTTTGAGACAcaagaagctgcagaaagagcTATTGAAAAAATGAATGGTATGCTGCTTAATGACCGCAAAGT ATTCGTTGGAAGGTTTAAATCCCGTAAGGAACGCGAGGCAGAGCTTGGAGCCAGAGCAAAGGAATTCACCAATGTTTACATCAAGAATTTTGGAGAAGACATGGATGATGAGAGACTTAAGGAACTCTTTGGCAAGTTTG GTCCTGCCTTAAGTGTGAAAGTTATGACTGATGAGAGTGGAAAATCCAAAGGCTTCGGCTTCGTTAGTTTTGAAAGACATGAAGATGCCCAAAAA GCTGTAGATGAGATGAATGGGAAGGAGCTCAATGGGAAACAAATCTATGTTGGCCGGGCTCAGAAAAAAGTGGAAAGACAGACGGAGCTGAAGCGTAAATTTGAGCAAATGAAGCAGGACAGGATCACCAGATACCAg gGCGTAAACCTTTACGTGAAAAATCTTGATGATGGCATTGATGATGAACGCCTTCGAAAAGAATTCTCCCCATTTGGTACAATCACTAGTGCAAAG GTCATGATGGAAGGTGGGCGCAGCAAAGgatttgggtttgtttgcttttcatcacCAGAAGAAGCCACCAAAGCTGTCACAGAGATGAATGGTAGAATTGTGGCTACTAAACCATTATATGTAGCTCTAGCGCAGCGTAAAGAAGAGCGCCAGGCTCACCTCACCAACCAGTATATGCAGAGAATGGCAAGTGTAAGAGCAGTACCTAATCCTGTAATCAACCCCTACCAGCCAGCACCTCCTTCAGGTTACTTCATGGCAGCTATCCCACAG ACTCAGAACCGTGCTGCATACTATCCTGCTAATCAACTTGCTCAACTTGCTAGACCTAGTCCTCGCTGGACTGCTCAGGGTGCCAGACCTCATC CATTCCAAAACATGCCTGGTGCTATCCGCCCAGCAGCGCCCAGACCACCATTTAGTACCATGAGACCGGCTTCTTCACAAGTTCCACGAGTCATGTCAACGCAGCGTGTTG CtaatacatcaacacaaacaATGGGTCCacgtcctgcagcagcagctactGCAGCTACTCCTGCTGTACGCACAGTACCACAATACAAATATGCTGCAGGTGTCCGCAATCCTCAGCAGCATCTTAACACACAGCCACAGGTTGCTATGCAGCAG CCTGCTGTCCATGTGCAAGGTCAGGAACCATTGACTGCTTCCATGTTGGCTTCTGCCCCACCGCAAGAACAAAAGCAGATGTTAG GTGAACGTCTATTTCCTCTCATTCAAAGCATGCACCCTACTCTGGCGGGTAAGATCACTGGTATGCTGTTGGAGATTGACAACTCTGAACTCCTTCACATGCTTGAGTCTCCTGAATCTCTTCGTTCGAAG GTTGATGAAGCTGTAGCCGTACTACAAGCCCACCAAGCTAAAGAGGCTGCTCAAAAGGCAGTTAATAACCCCACTGGGGTTCCAAGTGTTTAA
- the PABPC1 gene encoding polyadenylate-binding protein 1 isoform X2, whose amino-acid sequence MNPSAPSYPMASLYVGDLHPDVTEAMLYEKFSPAGPILSIRVCRDMITRRSLGYAYVNFQQPADAERALDTMNFDVIKGKPVRIMWSQRDPSLRKSGVGNIFIKNLDKSIDNKALYDTFSAFGNILSCKVVCDENGSKGYGFVHFETQEAAERAIEKMNGMLLNDRKVFVGRFKSRKEREAELGARAKEFTNVYIKNFGEDMDDERLKELFGPALSVKVMTDESGKSKGFGFVSFERHEDAQKAVDEMNGKELNGKQIYVGRAQKKVERQTELKRKFEQMKQDRITRYQGVNLYVKNLDDGIDDERLRKEFSPFGTITSAKVMMEGGRSKGFGFVCFSSPEEATKAVTEMNGRIVATKPLYVALAQRKEERQAHLTNQYMQRMASVRAVPNPVINPYQPAPPSGYFMAAIPQTQNRAAYYPANQLAQLARPSPRWTAQGARPHPFQNMPGAIRPAAPRPPFSTMRPASSQVPRVMSTQRVANTSTQTMGPRPAAAATAATPAVRTVPQYKYAAGVRNPQQHLNTQPQVAMQQPAVHVQGQEPLTASMLASAPPQEQKQMLGERLFPLIQSMHPTLAGKITGMLLEIDNSELLHMLESPESLRSKVDEAVAVLQAHQAKEAAQKAVNNPTGVPSV is encoded by the exons ATGAACCCCAGCGCCCCCAGCTACCCCATGGCGTCCCTCTACGTGGGGGACCTGCACCCCGATGTGACCGAGGCCATGCTCTACGAGAAGTTCAGCCCCGCCGGGCCCATCCTCTCCATCCGCGTCTGCAGGGACATGATCACCCGCCGCTCGCTCGGCTACGCCTACGTCAACTTCCAGCAGCCGGCCGACG ctgaacgAGCTTTGGATACCATGAACTTTGATGTCATTAAAGGCAAACCAGTGCGCATCATGTGGTCTCAGCGCGATCCATCTCTACGCAAAAGCGGTGTAGGAAACATCTTCATCAAAAACTTGGACAAATCAATTGATAACAAAGCGTTGTATgacacattttctgcttttggaaacaTCCTTTCTTGTAAG GTGGTATGTGACGAAAATGGATCCAAGGGTTATGGATTCGTACATTTTGAGACAcaagaagctgcagaaagagcTATTGAAAAAATGAATGGTATGCTGCTTAATGACCGCAAAGT ATTCGTTGGAAGGTTTAAATCCCGTAAGGAACGCGAGGCAGAGCTTGGAGCCAGAGCAAAGGAATTCACCAATGTTTACATCAAGAATTTTGGAGAAGACATGGATGATGAGAGACTTAAGGAACTCTTTG GTCCTGCCTTAAGTGTGAAAGTTATGACTGATGAGAGTGGAAAATCCAAAGGCTTCGGCTTCGTTAGTTTTGAAAGACATGAAGATGCCCAAAAA GCTGTAGATGAGATGAATGGGAAGGAGCTCAATGGGAAACAAATCTATGTTGGCCGGGCTCAGAAAAAAGTGGAAAGACAGACGGAGCTGAAGCGTAAATTTGAGCAAATGAAGCAGGACAGGATCACCAGATACCAg gGCGTAAACCTTTACGTGAAAAATCTTGATGATGGCATTGATGATGAACGCCTTCGAAAAGAATTCTCCCCATTTGGTACAATCACTAGTGCAAAG GTCATGATGGAAGGTGGGCGCAGCAAAGgatttgggtttgtttgcttttcatcacCAGAAGAAGCCACCAAAGCTGTCACAGAGATGAATGGTAGAATTGTGGCTACTAAACCATTATATGTAGCTCTAGCGCAGCGTAAAGAAGAGCGCCAGGCTCACCTCACCAACCAGTATATGCAGAGAATGGCAAGTGTAAGAGCAGTACCTAATCCTGTAATCAACCCCTACCAGCCAGCACCTCCTTCAGGTTACTTCATGGCAGCTATCCCACAG ACTCAGAACCGTGCTGCATACTATCCTGCTAATCAACTTGCTCAACTTGCTAGACCTAGTCCTCGCTGGACTGCTCAGGGTGCCAGACCTCATC CATTCCAAAACATGCCTGGTGCTATCCGCCCAGCAGCGCCCAGACCACCATTTAGTACCATGAGACCGGCTTCTTCACAAGTTCCACGAGTCATGTCAACGCAGCGTGTTG CtaatacatcaacacaaacaATGGGTCCacgtcctgcagcagcagctactGCAGCTACTCCTGCTGTACGCACAGTACCACAATACAAATATGCTGCAGGTGTCCGCAATCCTCAGCAGCATCTTAACACACAGCCACAGGTTGCTATGCAGCAG CCTGCTGTCCATGTGCAAGGTCAGGAACCATTGACTGCTTCCATGTTGGCTTCTGCCCCACCGCAAGAACAAAAGCAGATGTTAG GTGAACGTCTATTTCCTCTCATTCAAAGCATGCACCCTACTCTGGCGGGTAAGATCACTGGTATGCTGTTGGAGATTGACAACTCTGAACTCCTTCACATGCTTGAGTCTCCTGAATCTCTTCGTTCGAAG GTTGATGAAGCTGTAGCCGTACTACAAGCCCACCAAGCTAAAGAGGCTGCTCAAAAGGCAGTTAATAACCCCACTGGGGTTCCAAGTGTTTAA